The window GTTGTGGCTGTGGGCCAGACGATtggaaatatgtgtgtgtgtgtgtgtgtgtgtgtgtgtgtgtgtgtgtgtgtgtctgcctgtctgtctgtctgcctgtctgtctgtctgcctgtctgtgtacATACCAATGCGTGTGTAGGGTGCATGTGTATATCTCCGGTGGTCTTCTTTAAAGGGTGTGTAACGTAACTGTATACTGTGACTGTGAAGACGCTGATTAAGGTCATGACTTCATCTTGACGTCTTTGGCATGAGGAAATGGAATAAATGTCTGGAGGAGGTAAAAATACAGCCTCTCCCAGCTGTAATTTTAAATTTCAATGCAACTAAAACAAAGAGGGCTTTGAGTACTTTGCAAAGTGAAGCTACAAGATGACTACAAAGACGAGTTATAGAGGTAAATTATCTTAAATGCTTTTCCAATAAAGGATGTaaaacaaagtctaaatgttttaATCATTCATTCACTTTGTCTCAGCAATGTATTTGTATATATGTACAATTGTATATTTTAGGTTATAGTGTAATATTTTAAGGCTTTTACAGAATATTGTAAATTACAGGATATTTTAACCTTGACCTTAACCTTGTATTTGAACAATACAATAATATTGAgacatttttaaagctgtttagTTGTCAGAGACAATCATCATGAGCAGTGACTTTTAGTGAAACTGGCATATGAAATCAGATAGATGTGACTGTTTCACATGTATCAAACGTGTCAATCAAACAGGTGGATCATTTAAACTAGCATTACAGGCCCCGGTATAGGTGTTCCCCGACCGGGAATCGAATCCAGGCCATGGCGGTCAGAGTGCAGAATCCTGAACACTATGTTGTGAGTGGAAGCTCATGAGCTTCTGTGGGTCAAGGTTTCAAGGTGAGTAGCCCAATGTATTTGCAGAAATGTAACTTAACTCTTCTTTACTCATGGCCTAACATGAATAAGTGCAGTCATAGTTTGAGAGTGTCTCTTCATATGTTTACATTGGAGCTCTGTGTGTCAGCACTGATCCTGTTTCAGATGTGACCAATGGTTCCTAAATTACTTGATTACCTGCCCTCAAACAACAGACATCACACGATCAGAAAAAACCATGGCTGCAGTTCCTAATGTTAGAGTGGCACAAACAAggcaaaaaatgaaaattaacAGGATTGTGGGGcatttgaaagttttttttattgctgttcTATGTAATTCTTTTGATTCACCTGAGAAAAGGGCCAGTCTCAGATGTAATTTAACTAGTTGTGGTGGTAATTGTGTGGAAATGGTTCACAAACAGATTTAGTCTTCAATGAACTTAAACATCTCAATAATATATTTTGGAAAGATTTAATgcttttgtgcgtgtgtgcgtaaGGGGGGGGGTGCATGCTTGTGTTGCGTCTGGCATTATCAGCTGTTGGTTTGAGAGCTGGAAGCCACACTTAGCTGCACCATCCCTCACGTAACCCCTAATTATACACACTGACAACAGGCACACTGGGATAAAACTGGGAGTCTGACTGACCCACTGGATCTGGACCAGGACTATATATACTATCGTATCGTACGAGCTCGTAGACAAAGACAAGCAGAAACACAGTCACTTCGGAAGGAAGGTTCTCTGGAATCAGTTCTACTGGAATTATGTCACAGGTACTGTTTTATTGATGAAGAGAATTTCAATAGTTATGTAGCTTTCAGGTTCTTGATCTAATTTCTGCTTGCTTTACGACAGTCAGgtgaaataaagaagaaaaaacgtCCCCCAATGAAGGAGGAGGACCTGAAAGGAGCTCGCAGTAAACTGGGACTGAAGGGCGAGGTTAAGAGTAAGACCTATGAGGTCATGGTTGAGTGTGGTGAGTAATGCTTTAaattaatgttgtttttgttgacaAACATTTTAGACATTAATGCATGTTTAACAACATACACAGTAGGTAGTTCACTAAGGTAAACTACTTAAGGATTTTAAATAAGCCAAAGATGTAAAAGTTTTGTTTCATTCATATTTTTGCTAAGGCTAACTCATCAGCTCTGTAGATTAAAGCAACAAGATTGAATAGGTAAATCGGGAGTACTTACTTTAAcgtaatttctttcttttttttaaagttcccTGGATACTTTAACGTAATATTATTTTAGAAAAGTAGTTCCCtgaccgggaatcgaacccgggccgcgGCGGTGAGAGCGCCGAATCCTAACCACTAGACCACCAGGGACACATCATGCATTAACAAATTTCCATTTTTGTTAATTCCTGATAGAACGGATGGGCAAGGTGGCTCCATCGGTGTTCAGCGGAGTACGGACAGGAGCAGAGACGTGCTTGGATCATAACCCAAAAGCTTCTGGAGGCAGTGTTTTTAGCAAGTAAACACTGCAGGGTGAAACATTTGCACTAATGCATTTAACTTACAAATTCTTTTTGATGCTACTAGTACCTATGAATATTGAAAACATCTATTTTTGCACCAATATTCAAGTTTGACTTTAATTTCATGCAACTGATTAaattttcactgttttgatagtttgctttttcatttttatttgaatattttccaCAAATAAATAATCTTTCCATGCTTTCCCAGATGGAAGTTCTTTGCAGCAAATAATAAAAAGCTAAGTTTCAAACAGGAGCTGGGATTTTAAACAAAACCCCGATTGTTGGGGCCCTGGTAAAACTGGTTTtaacacctctgcataacagcAGGCAGTACTATTCACTTTGAATAATgtccaaaaaagaaagatggacaATTGAAAGATGGACAATTTCCTTACACCTTTGTTGCTAAAGTTAACATGTCTGTACATTTTGTTCTATTAATGCATTTCATTGTAGCACATGATTTATACTTGTGCTGTGTTTCTATTTCTTGTATAAAGATGCTGTTGATGCATCACCTTTAAGGAcaaaattttattttgttgctaaCAAGATGAAGAGATAATTACAGTTCTAACAATGGTCTTGCCATCATTTGGTCCACACAGGATGACATTTGTGTGTAATTTGGCTCTTAAGTGGTTTTAAAAAGACCAGACACAATATAATCGCTTGCATTTCCATCAATGATTCCTGTCCCATTATTATGAATGAACCAGCAGGGCACATTTTCTCCATTCTTCACATCATTCCTGAAGTCTCTCTGCCAGCCTCTGTGGACACAAATGGTAATATTTCAAGAGCAAATAGTTCCTGAAATCCATATGACTTCTGGACTCATTCGACATACCTGGTCACGTTCAGTTGCTGCCCTTTGACGAACATGGTGGCATCTGGTTTCCCTGGGACCTCGCCTGGACGCAGGTCCGACACCTCGTATTCAATACCGTGATAGAATTGACCTGGAGGAAGATGGACCATATTGGATTAACCAGCTATGCTGAAGGAGCGAAATCATCTACTTTCAGATGTGCTCGTTTTACCTAGTAATCCATGAGCGGAGGGGGACAGCAAGTGGCTGTCCAGGGTGTAGAAGCCTAAGTAATCCCTGTGATACGGGTGCTTCTCCCACACTTTGTGTAGCAGAATGACAAACTTCACAGAGTCTTTTAGCGTCACCATCAAGCTACGATCCTTAGTCAGCACCATATCCACGCTAGAGATGATAATGGAATGACGTTAAGTTTAATGGTGATGAAGTAGGGGCATAGACTGACTGAAGTGGATGATCCACTTACTTTGGACCTTTCAGAGACGATGGCGCAGACCACAACAGCTTGATCCTTTCGCCGCCCTGGTACACTGTGATGAACTCTGTgttcacctccagcctcacccccaCA is drawn from Takifugu rubripes chromosome 19, fTakRub1.2, whole genome shotgun sequence and contains these coding sequences:
- the mustn1b gene encoding musculoskeletal embryonic nuclear protein 1b, producing MSQSGEIKKKKRPPMKEEDLKGARSKLGLKGEVKSKTYEVMVECERMGKVAPSVFSGVRTGAETCLDHNPKASGGSVFSK